Part of the Spiroplasma endosymbiont of Poecilobothrus nobilitatus genome is shown below.
TTGATGCTAATTAATATTGTTTTTAGAATGTTAATTGCAAAATATCATCCTACTCATAATGAAGAATATCAAGATTATTATGCAGCCATTGATGAATGACATGAATATATTAAAAAAATAAAATAACTAGTGAACATCTGCTTCAAAAGATGTTCTTTTTATATGAAAAATAAGCCAATTTCTAATTAAAAGGATTAAGTTTTATTACCTTAATCCTCAAATACATAAATGTTTTTTTCTAGCGAATTTGTAATTGTAATTTCTTCAAATTCATTTTAATTTGTTCAAATTGTTGGTTAATATCTGTTTCAGTTAACTGTTTTGCCATATCATTAAATGTAAAACTAATTGTTAAAGCAACATGATTAGGCATTTCTTTATGATCAAAATACTGGTCAATAACTTCTATTGCAACAACATTTTTAACTCCTGTTAAAATCTTTTTCTTAATTTGTTCGTAGGTTACTGTTACTGGTACTCAAATTGAAATGTCACGACTACTTGCACTAAATTTAGAAGGCGGTGTGAAAAATGTTTGTTTTTTATGCGGATAATTAAAAATTACCTCAAAATTAATTTCGCCAAAATAAGTTGCACTTTTTAAATCAACTTTTTTTTGATAACTAGGATGAATCACACCAATAATTGCTAATAATTGTTTTCCTAAAAAAACATGACTAGTTTGATAAGGGTGGTAAATTTTATTTTTTGGTGCTGGTTGATATGATAATTCATCAATATCAATTTGTTCACTTTGCAAATAAGCTTCCAATAAACTTTTAATATAATAATACGAATTAGAAAGACTATCGCCTGTTATTTTATTTTGGACAATTTCTGTTTGACTTGCAAATGCACCATGATAATAACTTTTCTCATTTGCATAAATTTTTTCAACAGTAAATAATTTAACATTTTTTTGATTTCGAGCATTATTATATTTGACACTGTTTAATAAACTATTTGTTAAACTTAACCGCATTACGGCATGTTCTTCCGATAATGGAGATAGTAATTGATATGGTTTTTGATAATTAAAAAAGTTAAAATGAGTAATTTCTTCTTGTTTAACTAACGCATATGTTTTTGCCTGATAAAAACCATTATTTAAAAAGAAAGTTTCAAAATTTTTAATTTTTTTTTCAGTAGGACATTTAGCTTTAACTAAATTTGGTAAGACTGGCGGTTGAGAAACAATGTTATTATAACCAAATAACCGTGCAATTTCTTCAATCAAATCAGCTTTTTGAAAAATATCGGTGCGAGTTACTGGTGGTGTCACAAATAATTGTCCGCCTTCTTCTTTAAATTGGAAAGTTAATGGTTCTAATAAATCTTTAATTTCTAATAAGGTAAAAGAATGACCGATAAATTGATTAATCTCAAGTAAAGTAATGTTAATTGGATCAACTGTTTTCTTATATTCTTTAATAAAGTTTAAAACTGATAACTCGGCTAAGAAACCATTAATTTTTAATAAATACAAATAACGTGATAATCCTAATCCCACAGTAGCATAACTAAGGGGTTTGATATAACGTTGTAAATTAATGTTACTAATACCAACTTTTCGTTGTTGTTGGCGCATTATAATATGATTTAAATGGAGTGCTAACACTGTTATTTGCGTTGTTGTAGCACTAATAGCATAAGTCGGATTAACTCGAACACCAATTAATTCAACAAATTCATTCCCATCAAGAACTACTAAATCACCTTTTTTAATATTAAAAGTTTTATTTTCATAATCATCAGTAATTTTTAAAGGGTTTTTAATTTTATTAAAATCATAAAGTAATAATGGTTGCCCTGTTTCAAGTGTTGCTTTAATTGCTAAATCGCCAAATGGGTCTGCTACATTTGATTGATATTCATTAATTTTTAACCAAATTCGATCTGATAATTTTAGCGGATTTTTTTCTGGCGTTAATTTAACATTAACACTAATTGCTGATTCAACTGTTGATGTTGCAATTACTACTTTTAATGGATTTTGATATTCTTTTAAATTTTCTGTTGATTCTAATTCTAACGGAAATAATTCACGTTTAAAATAGCCCGCTAATTCACGTGCTAATTCATAAGCACTTAAACAATCACTGCGATTTAATGTTGAATCAATCTCAAATAAATAATCAGTTAAACCAATTTTAGTTAAAACATCCTCAGCACCAATCATATCATATGAACCTTCTTTTTCATTAAAAGTTAAAATAATTTCATCTTGTTCAGCTGGGGTTAAATATTTTTCAGCAATTCCTAATTCACTTAATGAGCACATCATTCCTTCCGAAGCATATCCTTTAATTTCACGTTTTGCAATTTTTGCGCCATCTGCTAACACTGCTCCTGAACGAGCAACAACAACATATCCATTTTCCGCTGGGTTACTAGCTCCGCAAACAATTGGGTCAACTAATTCTTGTCCTGTATCAACTAGACAAAACTTTAAATGCGTATCAGTAATTTCATTAACAACTTGAATTCGACCACAAACAATATTGCTATTACGATCAAAATTATGCGTACGTTCTACTTCAAAACCTAAGATATTTAAAGCAGCAACAATATCAGTATTACTAATATCAGTAAAATCAATATATTTATTTAATCATCTTCTTGTAATAATCATTTTAAACCTCCTAATCAAATTTCTTAAATTGTTCTAAAAAGCGGATGTCATTCGTATAAAAACGACGAATATAATCAATGCCATATTTTAACATCGCAATTCGTTCAATGCCAATTCCAAAGGCAAAACCAGTTAATGTTGGATCTTGTCCACATGCTTGATAAACAAGCGGATTAATCATCCCAGACCCCATAATCTCAATTCAACCAGTTTGCTTGCAAATTGAGCAACCTTTACCTTGACAATTAACACAAGTAACATCAACTTCAACAGATGGTTCTGTAAATGGAAAAAAACTTGGCCGTAAACGGATTTGCGTTGTTTCACCAAACATCCGTTGGCAAAAGTATTGAATTGTTCATTTTAAATTAGCAAAAGTTATATTTGGAGCAACTAAAAACCCATCAACTTGCATAAATTGATGTGAATGTGTAGCATCATCATCATCACGACGATAAGTATTTCCAGTTGAAATCATTGCAATAATTTCATTTTTACTTTTCATCTGTGAAATTGCACGGGCTGTCATATTGGTACAATGTGTTCGTAATAATGTGTTTTTAGACAAATAAAATGTATCTTGCATATCACGAGCTGGATGCCCTAATGGTAAATTTAAGCGTTGAAAATTATATTCATCATCATCAACTTCAGTTCCAAACACAATATCATATCCTAATTCTTGAAATAATTGCGAAATTTCATCAATAACTTGGTTTAATGGATGCTTTGTTGCTAATACTAAATTATATCCTGGTAATGATAAATCAATTTTTTCTTGTTCAATTATTGCAATTAATAAAGCATTTTCTAATTCGGTTTTTTTAACTTGACATAATTCAGTTAATTCCCCTTTAATTTGATTTGCTTTTTGACCAATTGTTAAACGTTCTTGATGCGTTAAATCTTTCATTTTTTTTAATAAATCATTCAACATTGATTTTTTCCCCAAATATTTTAATTGAACTGCATTAACTTCCGCCACTGTTTTTGCTGCTTTAATGCTTTTTGTTGCTTGGGTAAATAATAAGTCTAATTCTTTTTCCATTGTTTAATCCTTTCTTGCTGAAGCCTAATTAAGTTAGAAAAATCCTTGTCTATATTAAAAAAATATAAACAAGGAGCAATTTTTACGGCACTATCTTTTTTTACTAATAAATAGTCTTAATTACAGTTAACGAATCATTAATATCAATAATCCGGCTGGGATTAGCGGCTCTCATTAGGTGAATTCCTTAATATCTCACCAGTTATTTGCACCAATCATAACCTCTCTGACGATAAGCGTATTAATTACTATTCCTAAATCAACGATTTAATCTAAAATTTTATAATTTTATTATAACCTATTTTACTAAGTTAATTCATTTAGTTTTTGTTTTTTTACTAAATACATAGATAATAGTCATGATAGAACTAAAATAATACTAATAATAGTTCCAACTTTTAATGATGTTTGTCAATTTAATAGTAAATTAATAACAAATTTAAACTGTTCTAAAATAATGTTAACAGCAAAGTACCAAATTATTAAGGAAATGACATATGAAAGGAAGAAGGTAAATAAAACACCAAGAACATAATTACCAATTACAATAAAGTTTACTTGCCATGGTTTATATCCTAAGGCTCGCATTGTTAAAATAACTTGGCTAGCTTCATCAATTACCGAAGAAGTAATAACTGCTAAAATAATGAAAATAATAATTCCATTTAATATTTGTAAAATTAACAATGAATCATTTAATATTTCCAATCCTGCTGATGCTAATAATTTTTGCAAGGTAATTAATTCAACATTATTTGGGCCCGTAAAGATACTAATATCACTACCATCACTAGTTATTGTTGTCATAATTTTTCCTAAATTGTCAGTAATATCATGGTTAAAAATATTAATTGTTAAGTTTTGCAATGTAATCTTATAATCTTGTTTACCCATTAGTAAATCTTTTGGGTTAATCTTATCATAAATCATTTTTTCCTTAGAAATGACCCCATCATAAAAATCATTTGGTACTTGTTTTTCGTTAAAATCATAAAATAAAAACCGAATAGTATTAGCATTAATAAAAACATCGCTTCCTGTTGTATCGTTTTTATTAATTCCCTTTACAACAATTGATAAATTATACGGAGATCTTACATTTTTAACAGTAAATTCAAAAGTGTCATTAATTTTTAAATTATTTAATTTAGCTATTTTTTCTGAAATAATTGCAGGAATTTGTGTTCTTATTAATTGTGCTGCAAACAATTCGTTAATAACCGTTTTGTTAACAACTTCCATTTGGTAAAACTTTGTCCAAGTATTTGGTTCAATCCCTTTTAAATTAAGATCACTAATTACTGCTGTTTCACGATTGCTTGGAGTTACAGCTAAATTAAGAACTGGCAATTCTGTTTGGGGATTATAATACAATGTATTAAAACTAACAACTGTCTTAATATGTGTTTGGTCAATCAGATTACTTAAATTAACAATATTTTTTACTCAATCTAGTAAATTTCCTCCTGTTATATTTTTTATATCTTTAACAACTTGAATTAAATCAGTTAAATAAACTGACTGATAAATTGGCTGATAAAGAAAGAGTTTTTTTCATAATTCCATATCCATCGGATTATGATGAATGTCCATTGCTAATTCATTAAATTTTGTTAATGAAACAGCTTGGGTTTGTTCAACATCGCTTGTTGGTAACACTCGAAAATGATTATTATTTATTAATTTTAATTTTTCTTCTCCTGTTGGAGTTTGATGACTTGTTGCCATTGTTAATAAACTTGGAAATTGGAATCAATGATCAACATCTTTTTGATAAACATTACTAAACGAATAAACAATTTGACGAAAAATATCAGATGCATTAAATTGAATGATAAAGAGTAATGAAGAAATAAAGAAAATAAACATTACAATTATTCATTTTCAAAATCCTTTTAAAGTAAATGCTAATTGAATTCGAAACAAGAAACTTGTTTTACTAAAAATTTTTTTAATCCCAATTATTAAACCATAAAAATGCATTTTTCCAGCACCATTAATTAATACCAAACTTGGTTTTTTTAAATAACTCATTGTAAATAAAAATGATAAAGTAGTAAAAAAGATTGGGATAACTAAAAACAAAATTAGCATAAATCATCAGGAAACATAAATTAGTTTAAATGGAATTAATAATCCCGTTGTATATAATGTATTAACATATAACTGAATAGGAATACTAACACAATATCCTAAGACAATACCAAATAGCATCGTGACAAAAAACTTTGTTGAAAAAATTCATGATAATTCCGTTGTTTGATAACCAAAAGCTTTAAAAATTCCAATTTGGCGACGAGTTTTATTCATCTCTTTTTTCATCGTATAATTAATAAAAATAAAACCTAAAAATAAAAGCACCGAACCAATTGCACTATATAAAATAATTTGAATATTAATATTTTGCGTTTGCATTGCAATATAATTATTTTCATATGGAATTAAAGTTTCTGTTGGATTAATATAACCCCGCGCTAAATTTTCTTTTAAAGTTAAAATTGCATTTGTTGAATTTAATTTAATTAAAATTTTTTGACTTGGTTTTAAAGTAATATTCCCTAACTCACCACGAACATTTGCATCCTGCAATTGAGTTTGGAAACGCTCAGTTGTAAATAACACACCGTATTTACGAATATCATTGTTACTATTAATTTTTAAATTTGTCCGCTTAATAAAATTATCTAAATTATTTCCAATCCCAACAATTTTTAAATTAAATTTTGGGTTGTTTTGAATGACTGGAAAAATATCTCCAATTTTTAAATGATTTTGCTCTGCAAATAAACTACTAACAACCGCTTCGTCATCTGCTGTTAGCAACTGTCCTTGGTATAATTTCAATTGGCTAAAATTAACGGGGGCTGTCTGTTCTAGATTTTGTACTACCGCAGGAGTAATCTTTAAAGTATAATTTGAACCACTTTCTTGTTTAAAATAAATGGTTTCAAAAACACCAACAGAATATTCTGACAAAGTTTTTTTTAGTAATAAGCGTGTTACCATTTCTTTTGGTTGATTTCAATTATATTTTTTAAAATAAAAATAGCCAATCGGATTAACGCCATCAATGTTTTGCTTCATTCCTCGATATTGCGCAACTTCTGCTAACTTAGTAATAATTTGACTTGTTGAACAAATTTGCTGTAATTCTGTACTTGCAATAGTACCACACACACTTTTTGTTGTTTTTCACCAACTGCTGTTTTCATTTAAAATTGCTTGAGGAAATCCTGTAACATTAATTTCTTGCTTATTTTTATCAATAAACTTATTATGTAAATAATAATCTTCCATAAAATTAGGTTTATAATCTTCAACGCTAAAATCATAATCTCATTGTTCAGATGTATATACTAAATCATTATATTTTATTTTATATTGTAAAGCACCTGATAAAATTCCGGCAATTGTTGCAATAATAATGATAATAAAAAGAATTAAACCTCCGGCTTCAATTCAATTTTTAAAATATGATTTTAAATAACTTTTTAAAATTTGGCGCATTATTATTCTCCATCTTTCATTTTAATCAATTTATAACAAATTCAAAAGTTATCGAAATAACCAAAATAACTATTTTTTTGAAATTAATAGAATCTTCACTTCCAATAAGTTCTGCTAAAACAAAACCAATTTGGTCAATAATGTCTGTTGGTAAAACTGGTTTTTTGTATTGTGAAATTTCATCACCAGCTAACCCGTGTAAATAAGTTCTAACAATTGCTGCTTCAAATAATTCATAACCCCGACCAACTAAACTAGCAATTAAACCAGTTAGCGTGTCACCCATGCCAGCAACAGCCATATATGGATTACC
Proteins encoded:
- a CDS encoding ADP-dependent NAD(P)H-hydrate dehydratase, producing MYINGTGNPYMAVAGMGDTLTGLIASLVGRGYELFEAAIVRTYLHGLAGDEISQYKKPVLPTDIIDQIGFVLAELIGSEDSINFKKIVILVISITFEFVINWLKWKMENNNAPNFKKLFKIIF
- the pheS gene encoding phenylalanine--tRNA ligase subunit alpha — encoded protein: MEKELDLLFTQATKSIKAAKTVAEVNAVQLKYLGKKSMLNDLLKKMKDLTHQERLTIGQKANQIKGELTELCQVKKTELENALLIAIIEQEKIDLSLPGYNLVLATKHPLNQVIDEISQLFQELGYDIVFGTEVDDDEYNFQRLNLPLGHPARDMQDTFYLSKNTLLRTHCTNMTARAISQMKSKNEIIAMISTGNTYRRDDDDATHSHQFMQVDGFLVAPNITFANLKWTIQYFCQRMFGETTQIRLRPSFFPFTEPSVEVDVTCVNCQGKGCSICKQTGWIEIMGSGMINPLVYQACGQDPTLTGFAFGIGIERIAMLKYGIDYIRRFYTNDIRFLEQFKKFD
- a CDS encoding ABC transporter permease codes for the protein MRQILKSYLKSYFKNWIEAGGLILFIIIIIATIAGILSGALQYKIKYNDLVYTSEQWDYDFSVEDYKPNFMEDYYLHNKFIDKNKQEINVTGFPQAILNENSSWWKTTKSVCGTIASTELQQICSTSQIITKLAEVAQYRGMKQNIDGVNPIGYFYFKKYNWNQPKEMVTRLLLKKTLSEYSVGVFETIYFKQESGSNYTLKITPAVVQNLEQTAPVNFSQLKLYQGQLLTADDEAVVSSLFAEQNHLKIGDIFPVIQNNPKFNLKIVGIGNNLDNFIKRTNLKINSNNDIRKYGVLFTTERFQTQLQDANVRGELGNITLKPSQKILIKLNSTNAILTLKENLARGYINPTETLIPYENNYIAMQTQNINIQIILYSAIGSVLLFLGFIFINYTMKKEMNKTRRQIGIFKAFGYQTTELSWIFSTKFFVTMLFGIVLGYCVSIPIQLYVNTLYTTGLLIPFKLIYVSWWFMLILFLVIPIFFTTLSFLFTMSYLKKPSLVLINGAGKMHFYGLIIGIKKIFSKTSFLFRIQLAFTLKGFWKWIIVMFIFFISSLLFIIQFNASDIFRQIVYSFSNVYQKDVDHWFQFPSLLTMATSHQTPTGEEKLKLINNNHFRVLPTSDVEQTQAVSLTKFNELAMDIHHNPMDMELWKKLFLYQPIYQSVYLTDLIQVVKDIKNITGGNLLDWVKNIVNLSNLIDQTHIKTVVSFNTLYYNPQTELPVLNLAVTPSNRETAVISDLNLKGIEPNTWTKFYQMEVVNKTVINELFAAQLIRTQIPAIISEKIAKLNNLKINDTFEFTVKNVRSPYNLSIVVKGINKNDTTGSDVFINANTIRFLFYDFNEKQVPNDFYDGVISKEKMIYDKINPKDLLMGKQDYKITLQNLTINIFNHDITDNLGKIMTTITSDGSDISIFTGPNNVELITLQKLLASAGLEILNDSLLILQILNGIIIFIILAVITSSVIDEASQVILTMRALGYKPWQVNFIVIGNYVLGVLFTFFLSYVISLIIWYFAVNIILEQFKFVINLLLNWQTSLKVGTIISIILVLSWLLSMYLVKKQKLNELT
- the pheT gene encoding phenylalanine--tRNA ligase subunit beta, encoding MIITRRWLNKYIDFTDISNTDIVAALNILGFEVERTHNFDRNSNIVCGRIQVVNEITDTHLKFCLVDTGQELVDPIVCGASNPAENGYVVVARSGAVLADGAKIAKREIKGYASEGMMCSLSELGIAEKYLTPAEQDEIILTFNEKEGSYDMIGAEDVLTKIGLTDYLFEIDSTLNRSDCLSAYELARELAGYFKRELFPLELESTENLKEYQNPLKVVIATSTVESAISVNVKLTPEKNPLKLSDRIWLKINEYQSNVADPFGDLAIKATLETGQPLLLYDFNKIKNPLKITDDYENKTFNIKKGDLVVLDGNEFVELIGVRVNPTYAISATTTQITVLALHLNHIIMRQQQRKVGISNINLQRYIKPLSYATVGLGLSRYLYLLKINGFLAELSVLNFIKEYKKTVDPINITLLEINQFIGHSFTLLEIKDLLEPLTFQFKEEGGQLFVTPPVTRTDIFQKADLIEEIARLFGYNNIVSQPPVLPNLVKAKCPTEKKIKNFETFFLNNGFYQAKTYALVKQEEITHFNFFNYQKPYQLLSPLSEEHAVMRLSLTNSLLNSVKYNNARNQKNVKLFTVEKIYANEKSYYHGAFASQTEIVQNKITGDSLSNSYYYIKSLLEAYLQSEQIDIDELSYQPAPKNKIYHPYQTSHVFLGKQLLAIIGVIHPSYQKKVDLKSATYFGEINFEVIFNYPHKKQTFFTPPSKFSASSRDISIWVPVTVTYEQIKKKILTGVKNVVAIEVIDQYFDHKEMPNHVALTISFTFNDMAKQLTETDINQQFEQIKMNLKKLQLQIR